The Scomber japonicus isolate fScoJap1 chromosome 8, fScoJap1.pri, whole genome shotgun sequence genome has a segment encoding these proteins:
- the si:dkey-237j10.2 gene encoding uncharacterized protein si:dkey-237j10.2: MLAEGFLRILRYREERKFASASELHKTQAHAHHTDPLNSALSNSTDTRRTESTEAGPHQEELDSTHAHGLRVLPQGATGLSIPGCSTVLALDSDFALCLDSCSLLDQYPDLQVADSGLFPHNPLRAAMTQRRSHTLPNASEFCGAQQEMQGEPLLSIPDQGYLVMGASVNVSLDLPGSGLEPMSNSVLNGLLDKQLEEVYLQHLTENLARCSSNIGNSLLRGLVLPPQPSSEPRGPDSLEACLEEGSGEDSDRNISYLSTQNIPPCSSNFSSPVLRISEAESTHLQ, encoded by the exons ATGTTGGCTGAAGGTTTTCTGAGAATCCTGCGttacagggaggaaagaaagtttGCCTCTGCTTCTGAGCTGCACAAAACTCAGGCACACGCTCACCATACAGATCCGTTAAACAGTGCTCTCTCAAACTCTACAGACACACGTCGGACAGAATCAACCGAAGCAG GTCCACACCAGGAAGAGCTAGACTCTACCCATGCCCATGGATTGAGAGTGCTGCCTCAGGGTGCTACAGGCCTCTCAATCCCTGGCTGTTCAACTGTGCTTGCCCTAGACTCTGACTTTGCACTCTGCTTAGACAGTTGTAGCCTCTTGGATCAGTATCCAGACCTGCAGGTGGCTGACTCAGGTCTCTTCCCCCACAACCCACTCAGAGCTGCCATGACCCAGCGTAGGTCGCACACTCTGCCTAATGCCTCTGAGTTTTGTGGAGCCCAACAGGAGATGCAAGGTGAGCCTCTTTTATCAATACCAGACCAAGGTTATCTGGTTATGGGGGCCAGTGTGAATGTCAGCCTGGATCTGCCGGGCTCAGGGTTGGAGCCCATGTCTAACTCGGTGCTGAACGGACTGCTGGacaaacagctggaggaggtgTACCTGCAGCATCTGACTGAAAACTTGGCTAGATGCAGCTCTAACATAGGGAACAGCCTCTTGCGTGGTCTGGTGCTGCCCCCACAGCCAAGCAGCGAACCACGGGGTCCAGACTCATTAGAGGCCTGTCTGGAGGAAGGGTCTGGAGAAGACAGTGACAGGAATATTAGCTATCTGAGCACCCAGAACATACCTCCCTGCTCATCCAACTTTAGCTCCCCTGTGCTGCGAATTTCAGAGGCTGAAAGTACTCATCTGCAGTGA
- the LOC128362688 gene encoding sodium/hydrogen exchanger 2-like has product MAALWTPSLLISACMLGCLGLTPLAERPQPHNLPPSLGFNSSDGSLSVDLPMALRVFSVDYHHVQAPFEIVLWIMLASLAKLGFHWSGRVPAVVPESCLLIMVGLLVGGVIYGVRHSAPPTLSADAFFLFLLPPIVLDAGYFLPGKLFFENLGTILWYAVLGTLWNVLGIGLSLYGVCLLAQSSLGDVSLLHCLLFGSLIAAVDPVAVLSVFQEMHVNEQLHILVFGESLLNDAVTVVLYKLFESFLRLPSVTGLDVLLGGCRVLVVGLGGLFVGLFFGLVAALTSRFTSRAQVIAPLFVFLYSYLSYLTSEMLHLSGIMAIVTCAVTMKQYVEANVSERSNTSIQYFLKMWSSVSETLIFIFLGVSTIQDVHMWSWPFVCSTLLLCLIWRATGVLLLTAVVNKLRRNVVTFRDQFIIAYGGLRGAICFSLVFLIDDFPKKRLFITTTIVVILFTVFVQGMTIKPLVELLDVKRKKRALPTVSEEIHSRLIDHLLAGIEDVVGYWGQHYWKDKFEQFNKKYLRRFLIREDHQARSSILRVYQELERREQRGDEEAPALVDPRSHSRPLLPEEMDSIRRILSRNLHNFNNKQTPAYSRHTLHQDATMERPRRPLYRHQSLGERHTYNTITHWPQGEGGEFHGPHRVRTGLSRSHTVCSISPRPVLQDSAAQSGSVDPQASTAIGDQVCPQHQARMARAQKKQLSFVLENEKQQSR; this is encoded by the exons ATGGCTGCTCTGTGGACTCCCTCTCTGTTAATCTCTGCCTGCATGTTGGGATGTTTGGGCCTGACCCCCCTCGCTGAGCGCCCTCAGCCCCACAACTTGCCCCCCTCGCTGGGCTTCAACAGCAGCGATGGCAGCCTGTCTGTGGATCTGCCCATGGCTCTGAGGGTTTTCAGTGTGGACTACCACCATGTGCAGGCCCCCTTTGAGATCGTGCTGTGGATCATGCTGGCCTCGCTGGCCAAGCTGG GTTTCCACTGGTCTGGTCGTGTCCCAGCGGTCGTCCCAGAGAGCTGTCTTCTCATCATGGTGGGCCTCCTGGTGGGAGGGGTGATCTATGGCGTCCGTCACTCTGCTCCCCCGACTCTAAGCGCTGatgctttcttcctttttctcctcccaCCCATCGTGCTGGATGCAGGATACTTCCTGCCAGGGAAGTTGTTCTTTGAAAACCTGGGTACCATCCTCTG GTATGCAGTGCTGGGAACCTTGTGGAACGTGCTGGGCATTGGCCTGTCTCTGTatggtgtgtgtctgctggcCCAGAGCTCTCTGGGAGAcgtctctctgctgcactgcCTGCTGTTCGGCTCTCTGATCGCTGCTGTCGACCCTGTGGCCGTGCTCTCTGTCTTCCAGGAGATGCATGTGAATGAGCAGCTGCATATCTTGGTGTTTGGAGAGTCGCTGCTCAACGATGCTGTCACTGTG GTGCTCTACAAGCTGTTTGAATCCTTCCTCCGCTTGCCTTCAGTGACAGGGCTAGATGTGTTGCTGGGTGGGTGCAGGGTGCTGGTGGTGGGCCTCGGTGGCCTGTTTGTTGGCCTCTTCTTTGGCCTGGTGGCAGCCCTCACCTCACGGTTCACGTCCAGAGCACAGGTCATCGCCCCACTCTTTGTCTTCCTCTATTCCTACTTGTCCTACCTGACCTCAGAAATGCTTCACCTCTCTGGTATCATGGC CATTGTGACCTGTGCTGTGACCATGAAGCAGTATGTGGAGGCTAACGTGTCTGAGCGCAGCAACACCAGTATCCAGTACTTCCTGAAGATGTGGAGCAGCGTGAGTGAAACCTTAATTTTCATCTTCCTGGGTGTGTCCACCATACAGGATGTCCATATGTGGAGCTGGCCCTTTGTCTGCTCTACACTGCTGCTCTGCCTCATCTGGAGGGCCACAG GTGTTCTATTGCTGACTGCTGTGGTGAACAAGCTGCGGAGAAATGTTGTGACTTTTCGAGACCAGTTCATCATTGCCTACGGTGGCCTGAGAGGGGCAATCTGTTTCTCCCTGGTCTTCCTGATTGATGACTTCCCTAAAAAAAGACTGTTCATCACAACAACCATTGTAGTCATCctcttcactgtgtttgtgcag GGGATGACCATAAAGCCTCTAGTCGAGCTGCTGGatgtgaagaggaagaagagagctCTGCCTACTGTCAGTGAGGAAATCCACAGCAGG CTTATAGATCATCTTCTGGCAGGGATTGAGGATGTTGTTGGCTACTGGGGACAGCACTACTGGAAAGACAA GTTTGAGCAGTTCAATAAGAAGTACCTACGGCGTTTCCTGATCCGTGAAGATCACCAGGCACGCTCCAGCATCCTCAGAGTCTACCAGGAGCTTGAGAgaagggagcagagaggagatgaggaggcaCCAGCACT AGTAGACCCCCGCTCCCACAGCCGTCCTCTCCTGCCAGAGGAGATGGACAGTATCAGACGTATCCTCTCCAGAAACCTTCACAACTTCAACAACAAG CAGACACCGGCTTACAGTAGACACACTCTTCACCAGGACGCCACCATGGAGAGACCCAGGAGGCCCCTTTACAGACACCAGAGTCTGGgagaaagacacacatataATACAATCACACACTGGCCACAG GGGGAGGGTGGGGAGTTCCATGGACCACACAGAGTGAGAACAGGACTCAGCAGGTCTCACACAG
- the sh3bgrl gene encoding SH3 domain-binding glutamic acid-rich-like protein isoform X2, which translates to MVIKVYIASSSGSTSIKKQQQDVMGFLAANKIEFEECDIAANEANRKWMRENVPEESRPATGNPLPPQIFNESKYCGNYEAFFDAREDNAVYAFLGLTAPPGSKEAEALAKKAQQ; encoded by the exons ATGGTGATCAAAGTGTACATAGCATCGTCCTCCGGATCCACTTCG attaaaaagcagcagcaggatgtgATGGGCTTCCTAGCAGCCAATAAGATCGAGTTTGAGGAGTGTGACATTGCGGCCAACGAGGCCAACCGAAAGTGGATGAGAGAGAATGTCCCAGAGGAGTCCAGGCCGGCCACGGGGAACCCTCTCCCCCCACAGATATTCAACGAAAGCAAATATTGCGGG AACTATGAGGCCTTCTTCGATGCCAGAGAGGACAACGCTGTGTATGCATTTCTAGGGCTGACTGCTCCCCCAGGCTCGAAG GAGGCTGAGGCTCTAGCAAAGAAAGCACAGCAGTAG
- the sh3bgrl gene encoding SH3 domain-binding glutamic acid-rich-like protein isoform X1 — MNKERKYIILPKRDGECLFLWPKCKEKIKKQQQDVMGFLAANKIEFEECDIAANEANRKWMRENVPEESRPATGNPLPPQIFNESKYCGNYEAFFDAREDNAVYAFLGLTAPPGSKEAEALAKKAQQ, encoded by the exons AtgaacaaagagagaaaatatataattttaccGAAACGAGACGGcgaatgtttgtttttgtggccaaaatgcaaagaaaag attaaaaagcagcagcaggatgtgATGGGCTTCCTAGCAGCCAATAAGATCGAGTTTGAGGAGTGTGACATTGCGGCCAACGAGGCCAACCGAAAGTGGATGAGAGAGAATGTCCCAGAGGAGTCCAGGCCGGCCACGGGGAACCCTCTCCCCCCACAGATATTCAACGAAAGCAAATATTGCGGG AACTATGAGGCCTTCTTCGATGCCAGAGAGGACAACGCTGTGTATGCATTTCTAGGGCTGACTGCTCCCCCAGGCTCGAAG GAGGCTGAGGCTCTAGCAAAGAAAGCACAGCAGTAG